A region from the Triticum urartu cultivar G1812 chromosome 1, Tu2.1, whole genome shotgun sequence genome encodes:
- the LOC125528540 gene encoding 60S ribosomal protein L37a-1 isoform X2 has protein sequence MTKRTKKAGIVGKYGTRYGASLRKQIKKMEVSQHSKYFCEFCGKFAVKRKAVGIWGCKDCGKVKAGGAYTMNTASAVTVRSTIRRLREQTEA, from the exons aTG ACGAAGCGCACCAAGAAGGCTGGAATCGTTGGCAAATATG GTACCAGGTACGGTGCCAGTCTTCGTAAGCAGATCAAGAAGATGGAGGTCTCCCAGCACTCCAAGTACTTCTGTGAGTTCTGTGGCAAG TTTGCCGTGAAGAGGAAAGCAGTCGGAATCTGGGGATGCAAGGACTGCGGGAAGGTTAAGGCCGGTGGTGCCTATACCATGAA CACTGCCAGTGCGGTCACTGTCAGGAGCACGATCCGTCGCCTGAGGGAGCAGACTGAAGCTTGA
- the LOC125528540 gene encoding 60S ribosomal protein L37a-1 isoform X1 has product MFLMYVQTKRTKKAGIVGKYGTRYGASLRKQIKKMEVSQHSKYFCEFCGKFAVKRKAVGIWGCKDCGKVKAGGAYTMNTASAVTVRSTIRRLREQTEA; this is encoded by the exons ATGTTTCTGATGTATGTGCAGACGAAGCGCACCAAGAAGGCTGGAATCGTTGGCAAATATG GTACCAGGTACGGTGCCAGTCTTCGTAAGCAGATCAAGAAGATGGAGGTCTCCCAGCACTCCAAGTACTTCTGTGAGTTCTGTGGCAAG TTTGCCGTGAAGAGGAAAGCAGTCGGAATCTGGGGATGCAAGGACTGCGGGAAGGTTAAGGCCGGTGGTGCCTATACCATGAA CACTGCCAGTGCGGTCACTGTCAGGAGCACGATCCGTCGCCTGAGGGAGCAGACTGAAGCTTGA
- the LOC125528530 gene encoding probable sodium/metabolite cotransporter BASS1, chloroplastic: MALLRRPPLAPSPIAAASLPHHRLHLATPHIHLTRPPPSSPRLRISAAPSLRPLRGIPSSRCHAATGDPAPALSQAPSAGGGGARAALVRVGEALSLGFPLWVASACALALWRPASFLWVTPTAQMVGLSFTMLGMGMTLTLDDLRTVLLMPKELAAGFLLQYTVMPLSGYLISKLLNLPSHYAAGLILVSCCPGGTASNIVTYLARANVALSVLMTAASTFAAAFMTPLLTSKLAGQYVAVDPMGLFVSTSQVVLAPVLLGALLNQYMGRLVESVSPVMPFIAVATVAVLCGNAIAQNASAILASGLQVVLSVIFLHGSGFFFGYVLSRVLGIDIASSRTISIEVGMQNSVLGVVLAGKHFGSPLTAVPCAVSSICHSIYGSLLAGVWRSMPPNDKQ; encoded by the exons ATGGCTCTCCTCCGGCGGCCACCGCTCGCCCCCAGTCCCATCGCCGCCGCATCCCTCCcccaccaccgcctccacctcgCCACCCCACACATACACCTCACCAGACCCCCTCCCTCCTCTCCCCGCCTCCGCATCAGCGCGGCCCCCTCGCTCCGCCCCCTCCGCGGCATTCCATCGAGCCGGTGCCATGCGGCGACAGGAGATCCGGCGCCGGCGCTCTCTCAGGCGCCCTCCGCCGGCGGAGGCGGCGCGCGGGCCGCGCTGGTGCGCGTCGGGGAGGCGCTGTCGCTCGGGTTCCCGCTGTGGGTCGCGTCGGCCTGCGCGCTCGCGCTGTGGCGGCCGGCGAGCTTCCTCTGGGTCACCCCCACCGCCCAGATGGTCGGCTTGTCCTTCACCATGCTCG gaATGGGGATGACGTTGACGCTTGATGACCTGAGAACCGTGCTGTTGATGCCCAAGGAGTTAGCTGCTGGGTTTCTACTTCAGTACACT GTGATGCCACTGTCCGGATATCTCATCAGCAAGCTATTGAACCTGCCATCCCATTATGCTGCTGGACTGATTTTGGTTTCCTGTTGCCCTGGAG GCACAGCAAGCAACATTGTTACCTACTTAGCAAG GGCAAATGTTGCTCTTTCGGTGCTGATGACAGCAGCAAGCACTTTTGCTGCAGCG TTCATGACTCCTCTTTTGACATCCAAACTGGCCGGGCAATACGTCGCAGTAGACCCTATGGGACTGTTCGTGTCGACGTCTCAG GTTGTCCTAGCGCCTGTTCTTTTGGGTGCTCTGCTTAATCAGTACATGGGCCGTTTGGTTGAGTCGGTTTCTCCCGTGATGCCGTTCATTGCTGTAGCAACAGTAGCTGTTCTTTGTGGCAATGCGATCGCACAGAATGCTTCGGCCATCCTGGCATCTGGCCTACAAGTGGTACTGTCGGTCATCTTCTTGCATGGATCCGGCTTCTTCTTTGGCTATGTTCTTTCAAGGGTGCTTGGCATCGATATCGCTTCATCACGAACAATCTCGATCGAGGTTGGCATGCAG AACTCGGTGCTGGGTGTGGTTCTCGCGGGCAAGCACTTCGGCAGCCCTCTCACGGCGGTTCCATGCGCGGTTTCGAGCATCTGCCACTCTATCTATGGTAGCCTGTTGGCCGGGGTCTGGAGGTCCATGCCCCCGAATGACAAGCAGTGA